One window of the Cryptomeria japonica chromosome 7, Sugi_1.0, whole genome shotgun sequence genome contains the following:
- the LOC131045891 gene encoding L-gulonolactone oxidase 2: MMAGSLLVIVLLFDFISGLQSACMPPPSIQCKINPGFNIFNPLGIWEDSETCMPSLSIESNLSTGCQIFNPLGIWDDRGTCKAANAAWPKSESELIQAVAHAVKINQKIRVVSWLAHSLSKLACVGKQGLIISTQNYNSVIAINKTAMTITVQSGAMMNDVIEEAAKEGLALPAMIYWNGVSAAGVVSTGAHGSGLSGRGSGVYEYVVGMKLVVPAPPSQGYANLITLSESDSDLKAAKISLGTLGAISEITFTLQPMFKTSFSAIVKDDNDLEKEAESFLRASEYAYINWFPSQRKAIFQTNHVVSVDIPGDGLNTVVGSPVTAMSVETSAYQYDKIQANEDVDEICKVLDVLISSATKGSGFLNDGKQFTGYPVIGFNHRMQTSGGCQGNHPNYQDNHKSCTPNKILDKNNTVCFWDRRLHTNLFFDVELRVSTFHLHEAIEDIKKIRDLKPSRLCDRGSVGGIYMRSVKKSDAYLGPAEDQVTLELQTYRPREAGIPKWNEDVFQEIEQMVIEKYRGVLHWGKAGGHLFEGVAKWAVNLEEFLKVKDRFDPSEVFSNDWTDGLFGIGGRRLEEFRDGCALDKMCKCREDKHCAPDKGYFCGEGRIWNKARVCRKSSP, from the exons ATGATGGCTGGCTCCCTCCTAGTAATTGTGCTCCTCTTTGATTTTATATCGGGGTTGCAATCAGCTTGTATGCCTCCTCCATCAATACAATGCAAAATAAACCCTGGATTTAACATCTTCAATCCTCTGGGCATTTGGGAAGACAGTGAGACCTGTATGCCTTCTTTATCAATAGAAAGCAATTTAAGCACTGGATGCCAGATATTCAATCCTCTGGGTATTTGGGATGACCGGGGCACTTGTAAAGCTGCAAACGCTGCATGGCCCAAATCAGAATCCGAGCTTATACAGGCAGTTGCCCATGCAGTGAAAATCAATCAAAAGATTAGAGTGGTGAGTTGGCTGGCTCACAGTCTATCAAAATTAGCCTGTGTAGGAAAACAAGGGCTCATCATCTCCACCCAAAACTATAATTCAGTAATTGCAATCAACAAAACTGCAATGACAATTACTGTTCAATCTGGAGCAATGATGAATGATGTAATTGAAGAAGCTGCAAAGGAAGGACTTGCTCTGCCTGCAATGATTTACTGGAATGGAGTTTCAGCAGCAGGAGTTGTTTCTACTGGAGCCCATGGCAGTGGTCTGTCAGGAAGAGGCAGTGGGGTTTATGAATATGTTGTTGGGATGAAATTGGTAGTCCCTGCACCTCCTTCCCAAGGCTATGCAAACCTCATCACCTTGAGTG AATCAGATTCAGATCTGAAAGCTGCAAAGATATCTCTTGGAACGCTTGGAGCAATCTCTGAAATAACCTTCACATTGCAGCCTATGTTCAAGACCTCATTTTCAGCCATCGTGAAAGATGATAATGATCTAGAAAAAGAAGCTGAGAGTTTCCTAAGAGCCAGTGAATACGCATATATAAATTGGTTTCCCTCACAAAGGAAAGCAATTTTCCAAACTAACCATGTTGTTTCTGTTGATATACCTGGCGATGGCCTCAACACAGTAGTTGGAAGTCCAGTCACAGCTATGAGCGTTGAAACAAGTGCTTATCAGT ATGACAAAATCCAAGCAAATGAAGATGTGGATGAAATCTGCAAGGTATTAGACGTGCTGATCTCATCCGCAACAAAGGGCAGTGGCTTCTTGAATGACGGAAAACAGTTCACAGGGTACCCTGTAATTGGATTCAATCATCGGATGCAAACCTCTGGTGGATGCCAAGGAAATCACCCTAATTATCAAGATAACCACAAGAGCTGCACTCCCAACAAGATTTTGGATAAAAACAATACAGTCTGTTTCTGGGATCGACGGCTACACACTAATTTGTTCTTCGACGTGGAGTTGAGAGTATCAACGTTTCATCTACACGAGGcaattgaggacataaagaaaattAGGGATTTGAAACCCTCAAGACTGTGTGACAGGGGTTCAGTGGGTGGAATATACATGCGCTCTGTGAAGAAGTCAGATGCATATCTTGGACCTGCAGAGGATCAGGTGACTTTGGAGCTGCAAACTTATCGGCCAAGGGAAGCAGGCATACCCAAGTGGAATGAAGATGTTTTTCAAGAAATTGAGCAAATGGTAATAGAAAAGTACAGAGGAGTACTACACTGGGGGAAAGCCGGAGGTCACTTGTTTGAAGGTGTCGCCAAGTGGGCTGTAAACCTGGAGGAATTCCTCAAGGTGAAGGACAGGTTTGATCCCAGTGAAGTTTTTTCTAATGATTGGACTGATGGGTTGTTTGGGATCGGAGGGAGAAGACTGGAGGAATTTAGGGATGGATGCGCTCTGGATAAAATGTGTAAGTGCAGAGAGGATAAACATTGTGCTCCAGACAAAGGATATTTCTGCGGAGAGGGAAGAATTTGGAACAAGGCTCGTGTTTGCAGGAAATCATCTCCATAG